The genomic window GATGTTGCCATCAAAAATATTGCGCTAATCAGCGAGCTTCGCCTATTTTTTACAAATTCTGCTGTGTTTGAACTCTCTTGAGCTGCCATACGCATACTCCTTCCGAAATTATCGTTGTTGTTATTCATGTTGTGTTTAGATAAGAACAGGCAATTTTCATGCCATTGTTCTACTAATGATTATTATTGTTAATTCATGTAGCACTGATTGTTGAACAATTAATATAAAATGGTGAATAAACACGCAATCAAAATCGTTTTTCACTATCAAAAAATACAATCTTGATCACTTAATTAACAAATAACATAAATATTTAACAAATTTTGATAGAAATAGATGGGGGTGAGTAAGAATTACTGCACTGATTTAGTGCGCTGACAAATAAGTTCATAATTGTCGCACCAAAAGTGGGCTTGAAGCGCCGTAAGTGATATGCAAGGATTGTTGGTCACATTAATGCCAATAGTCTAAAATTGACAACAACGGGAAAGTATTTCAGTAAATGATGATGCTATTTATAAAATATAGGTAGCTCTATTTGCTAAGCCAATGTATTTTTATACATATTATATTTTCTATTCGCTCTATTTATTCAATTTCAGAAACCGCCTTAATGACTAAGCAACCAATGACACAAACTTTATCTGTCACCATAGCTGAAACAATTCGCTATAAAATTACAATTGGCGAGCTAACACCTGGGCAGCGTTTATCTGAAGCTGCTTTAAGTGAAGAGCTTGAGATTTCCCGTAATACATTACGTGAAGTGTTTAGAGTGCTAACACAAGAAGGTTTGCTAACTTACGCTCCCAACAAAGGTGTCTTTGTTTCTGTCCCAGATATGGCAGCTATCATCGATATTTACCAAGTTCGCCGTCTTGTTGAATGTGATTCTTTAAGGCATGCCTATGCCCTGCATCCTGCCGTACAAAAAATGAAACAAGCTATTTGCAATGCGCGTGTTCATGAACAACATGAAGATTGGGTTGGTGTAGGAACAGCTAATATGCAATTTCATACTGCCATTGTTGAATTATCAGATAGTGAGCGTTTAATTAAACTCTATAAGAATATTTCGGCTGAATTGCGTCTTGCATTTGGTCATCTTAATGATCCTAAAATTCTATACGCACCTTATATTGATAAAAATCAATCTATTTTAGAGTTATTAGATAAAGGGAAAAATCACGAAGCTGCGGAAGCACTCAGTGGTTACCTTGATTTATCAGAACGCACATTGCTTGCTGCTTATAAAAGAAGCCAATCTGGTTATCGCATCTAAAAATAAATTTAAGAAGCCACTTAATTAAAAGAACATAGCGCGTTAATTTTAATTATTTAATAATATAAATTCTTAATCGGATATATTTTTCTATCCTCTTAATCCCTTTATTTACGATAAAATATCTCCTCCACATCTTTACTGGATTAATAACTTCAAAAATAAACTTTATGCTAAAATCAACTGTATATATAACGCACAAAAATTAACAATTAATAAACACAATTTAAACAATTAATACAAATCAACCAATTTTGTTACTTGAAAAAGCATCACAAATTTTAAGCTAAAAAATCACCAATATTTATCACGTTGTTACAAAATAATACAAATATGCAACAAAATTCTCTTGAATAGGTAAATAACTTGACGTAATGATTCAATTTTCTCGATCTAATGGTTGTAGTTTCGACGAATATTCGCTATAAGATTTATCGAAAGAAAAAGACAAACATAAAAATTATTAATATAAATGAGATTTCATTATGACTTCAAACCATATTTCAACGAAGAAACCATTTAAGTTTGGCCTAGGATGGCAAATATTAATCGCTCTAATTTTGGGTGTTATTGTTGGTGCATATCTACATGAAAGTACTGAATACAAAGATTGGTTAATATCAAATGTTTTATCACCAGCAGGTAAAATCTTCATTCAGTTAATTAAAATGATCGTTGTTCCAATCGTTATTTCAACACTCGTTGTTGGGATTGCTGGTGTAGGAAACACCAAACAATTAGGATCATTGGGTTTTAAAACTATTTTATATTTTGAAGTTATTACCACAATAGCAATTATTGTCGGGATTAGTTTCGCCAATATATTCCAACCAGGTGTTGGCATTGATATGTCACAACTTACCCAAGTTGATATATCACAATATGAAAAAACGACTCAAGAAGTTGAAAGTCATCCTTCTGGGATTATCAATACCATATTAACGATGGTTCCTAGTAATATCTTCGCAGCAATGTCTAGCGGTGATATGCTTCCTGTCATCTTCTTTGCGGTAATATTCGGTTTAGGACTTTCTTCACTGCCTAAAGATAAAAAACAGCCTTTACTTGATGTTATTCAAACATTCTCCGAAACCATGTTCCGTGTAACCAACATGATTATGATGTATGCTCCAATCGGGGTATTTGCACTCATTTCAGTTACTGTCGCTAACTTTGGTTTTGCATCATTAGTGCCATTATTAAAATT from Providencia sneebia DSM 19967 includes these protein-coding regions:
- a CDS encoding GntR family transcriptional regulator codes for the protein MTKQPMTQTLSVTIAETIRYKITIGELTPGQRLSEAALSEELEISRNTLREVFRVLTQEGLLTYAPNKGVFVSVPDMAAIIDIYQVRRLVECDSLRHAYALHPAVQKMKQAICNARVHEQHEDWVGVGTANMQFHTAIVELSDSERLIKLYKNISAELRLAFGHLNDPKILYAPYIDKNQSILELLDKGKNHEAAEALSGYLDLSERTLLAAYKRSQSGYRI
- the gltP gene encoding glutamate/aspartate:proton symporter GltP, coding for MTSNHISTKKPFKFGLGWQILIALILGVIVGAYLHESTEYKDWLISNVLSPAGKIFIQLIKMIVVPIVISTLVVGIAGVGNTKQLGSLGFKTILYFEVITTIAIIVGISFANIFQPGVGIDMSQLTQVDISQYEKTTQEVESHPSGIINTILTMVPSNIFAAMSSGDMLPVIFFAVIFGLGLSSLPKDKKQPLLDVIQTFSETMFRVTNMIMMYAPIGVFALISVTVANFGFASLVPLLKLVILVHCAILFFAIVILGIVARYCKINIFTLMRILKDELLLAYSTASSETVLPRIMDKMEKYGAPKSVTSFVIPIGYSFNLDGSTLYQSIAAIFIAQLYGIELSIGQELILVFTLMITSKGIAGVPGVSFVVLLATLGSVGIPLEGLAFIAGVDRILDMARTALNVVGNALAALVIAKWEHNYDAEKAREYEKTF